The proteins below are encoded in one region of Terriglobales bacterium:
- a CDS encoding ATP-grasp domain-containing protein, whose protein sequence is MPSSKLKIAVLYDTWEEAGAPPPEPEPEPEKPVRRKAKKKPTRKKKKEKHDREEIFEALQKLGHEPTYQVLDGRNQTLTALAKCGADLVFNLVESYAGDDTKDMNIAAYLDLAGLPYTGSGPHGLFLAQDKAVAKKMFAFHGVNTPFFAMSYRGLLDHSHDIKFPLIVKPVAEDGSIGIDTTSVVDSIKDLMEKIHYIHEEFDCPALIEEYIEGREIYASILGSYENTEVLPLIELDLSKLPKGTPRIAGQDVKFEKDTEAYKLTKSVIVEDLDEETTKRLQDTALGAYRACKLRDYGRIDMRLNDKGEIYVIEANPNPWLASGQEFAMAAKKSGRSYTELIGEIVDMARTRYGIV, encoded by the coding sequence ATGCCGTCTTCAAAACTGAAGATCGCCGTTCTCTACGACACCTGGGAAGAGGCAGGCGCGCCGCCGCCGGAACCTGAACCGGAGCCGGAGAAGCCCGTCCGCCGCAAGGCGAAGAAGAAGCCCACGCGCAAGAAGAAGAAAGAAAAACACGACCGCGAAGAAATCTTCGAGGCTTTGCAGAAGCTCGGCCACGAGCCGACCTATCAAGTTCTTGACGGCCGCAACCAGACTCTCACGGCGCTGGCGAAGTGCGGCGCCGATCTGGTTTTCAATCTTGTCGAATCGTATGCCGGCGATGACACCAAGGACATGAACATCGCCGCGTACCTGGACCTTGCCGGGCTGCCTTATACGGGCAGCGGACCGCATGGGCTGTTCCTGGCACAAGATAAAGCCGTCGCCAAGAAGATGTTCGCCTTTCACGGCGTCAATACTCCGTTCTTCGCGATGTCGTATCGCGGCCTGCTCGACCACTCGCACGATATCAAGTTTCCGCTCATCGTGAAGCCCGTCGCGGAAGACGGCTCCATCGGCATCGATACCACTTCGGTGGTGGACTCGATCAAGGACCTGATGGAGAAGATCCATTACATCCACGAAGAGTTCGACTGTCCCGCGCTGATCGAGGAGTACATCGAAGGGCGCGAAATCTATGCGTCGATCCTCGGCAGTTACGAGAACACCGAAGTATTGCCGCTGATCGAACTCGACCTGTCGAAGCTGCCGAAGGGCACGCCTCGCATCGCTGGACAGGACGTAAAGTTCGAGAAAGATACCGAAGCCTACAAGCTCACCAAGTCCGTGATCGTCGAAGACCTTGACGAGGAGACGACCAAGCGTTTGCAGGACACGGCGCTCGGCGCATATCGCGCGTGCAAGCTACGTGACTATGGCCGCATCGACATGCGCCTGAACGACAAGGGCGAGATCTACGTGATCGAGGCCAATCCGAACCCGTGGCTGGCGAGCGGCCAGGAGTTCGCGATGGCGGCGAAGAAGTCGGGCCGGTCGTACACGGAACTGATCGGCGAGATCGTGGACATGGCGAGAACGCGATACGGCATTGTCTAA
- a CDS encoding putative zinc-binding metallopeptidase translates to MRTFDTLPEDAQAILQTRICDLGLKLEGSPVELHVQQMYQELADKGLLKFKPGVYLSDEWGCPSGEPVIGIPFYLGDKRLSEIEAQVNDLETDAEIMMYLRHEAGHAFNYAYKLYRTSEWKQLFGPFRRAYRENYKPVAFSRRYVRHIAGWYAQKHPDEDFAETFAVWLTPDSKWRSKYKYWGALEKLEYMDRIGTAVGSIDPIRKRGRPDITTDDMEETVAQFYERSLEHAAAPDDLAMDTDLIDIFGPTRVPQAEQRAADELIHEHRKTLVDKVTYWTGLQRPTAKKLVESVQQRVRELELRVNTRREPEYVAELSVYLTALAMNYLLRGNFVQR, encoded by the coding sequence TTGCGTACCTTTGACACATTGCCGGAAGACGCACAGGCGATCCTTCAAACGCGGATCTGCGATCTGGGATTGAAGCTGGAAGGCTCACCGGTCGAGCTGCATGTGCAGCAGATGTACCAGGAATTGGCCGACAAAGGGCTGCTCAAGTTCAAGCCTGGCGTTTACCTCAGCGATGAGTGGGGGTGTCCTTCAGGCGAACCGGTCATCGGGATTCCGTTCTATCTGGGTGACAAGCGGTTGTCGGAGATCGAGGCTCAGGTCAACGATCTTGAGACCGATGCCGAGATCATGATGTACCTGCGTCACGAAGCGGGACACGCATTCAACTACGCCTACAAGCTCTATCGGACTTCGGAGTGGAAGCAACTGTTCGGGCCGTTTCGTCGAGCGTATCGGGAGAACTACAAGCCCGTTGCGTTCTCGCGGCGATATGTTCGCCACATCGCTGGTTGGTATGCGCAGAAGCATCCCGATGAGGACTTCGCCGAAACGTTCGCTGTCTGGCTGACACCTGATTCCAAGTGGCGCTCGAAGTACAAGTATTGGGGCGCGCTGGAGAAGCTCGAATACATGGACCGCATCGGAACGGCGGTCGGAAGTATCGATCCGATCCGGAAGCGCGGGCGTCCGGACATCACGACCGACGACATGGAAGAGACGGTCGCGCAGTTCTACGAGAGGTCGCTGGAGCACGCCGCAGCGCCGGATGATCTGGCGATGGACACGGACCTGATCGACATCTTCGGGCCGACGCGCGTGCCGCAAGCCGAGCAGCGCGCGGCGGACGAACTCATCCATGAACATCGTAAGACGTTAGTAGATAAGGTTACCTATTGGACCGGATTGCAACGCCCGACCGCCAAGAAGCTGGTAGAGTCGGTACAACAGCGTGTCCGCGAACTGGAACTTCGTGTGAACACGCGCCGCGAACCGGAATACGTCGCCGAATTGAGCGTGTATCTGACCGCGCTCGCGATGAACTATCTGCTGAGAGGGAATTTTGTTCAGCGGTAA
- a CDS encoding bifunctional helix-turn-helix transcriptional regulator/GNAT family N-acetyltransferase — translation MVAQDPAIASVRRFNRFYTKQIGLLTDHLHSSRLSLTEVRVLYELAHRDQWTASELGQELGLDRGYLSRILRRFQSEGLIERQQSKSDGRQTILTLTEKGRTEFEPLNAAASTEINNLLERLSAPDRHQLVRAMHTIENLLSPPDPAREPIILRSHRPGDMGWIVHRHGELYWQEYGWDERFEALVAEIVAEFVKNYDPKREKCWVAERNGEIVGSIFLVRKDDDTAKLRMLYLEPSARGLGLGRRLVEECVRYAKQVGYKKMTLWTQANLTAARAIYQKTGFRLMSQQKNRSFGKDLVAETWERDL, via the coding sequence ATGGTCGCCCAAGATCCTGCCATTGCTTCCGTCCGACGCTTTAACCGCTTCTACACCAAGCAGATAGGCCTACTTACCGATCACCTTCACAGCTCCCGCCTCTCGCTGACCGAGGTCCGGGTGCTCTATGAACTCGCCCATCGCGACCAATGGACAGCCTCCGAACTCGGCCAGGAACTGGGTCTGGATCGCGGGTACCTGAGCCGCATCCTTCGCCGCTTCCAGTCGGAAGGCCTGATCGAGCGACAGCAGTCGAAGTCAGACGGACGGCAGACGATCCTGACTCTCACCGAGAAGGGGCGCACGGAGTTCGAGCCACTCAACGCGGCAGCAAGCACCGAAATCAACAACCTTCTCGAACGCCTTTCCGCGCCGGATCGCCATCAACTCGTCCGCGCCATGCATACGATCGAGAACCTGCTTTCTCCGCCGGATCCGGCACGCGAGCCGATCATCCTGCGGTCGCATCGGCCGGGAGACATGGGATGGATCGTTCATCGCCACGGCGAGTTGTACTGGCAGGAATACGGTTGGGACGAGCGATTCGAGGCCCTGGTGGCCGAAATCGTGGCCGAGTTCGTGAAGAACTACGACCCCAAGCGCGAGAAGTGCTGGGTGGCCGAACGCAATGGCGAGATCGTCGGTTCCATTTTCCTCGTCCGCAAGGACGACGACACCGCCAAGCTGCGGATGCTCTACCTGGAGCCAAGCGCCCGCGGACTGGGACTCGGACGCAGGCTGGTGGAAGAGTGCGTTCGCTACGCCAAGCAAGTCGGCTACAAGAAGATGACGCTCTGGACGCAGGCAAACCTCACCGCCGCTCGGGCAATCTACCAGAAAACCGGCTTCCGACTGATGTCGCAGCAGAAGAACCGCAGCTTCGGGAAGGATCTGGTCGCCGAGACCTGGGAAAGGGACCTGTAA
- the lysC gene encoding lysine-sensitive aspartokinase 3: protein MIVMKFGGTSVENEKAMRRVGEIVRGRLKQKPVVVVSAMAGITDSLVAMANSAARGALPEAFKLLRQVRQRHVNVANELLGARNSSELRAAIQQQLDALQDVLRGVAALGELSARTMDNVLATGEVLSSQMVAAGFRAMGMESVHVDSRRCVVTDGNHTKAVPLADATNEKLRQAVRPLLAAGKVPVMGGFIAATEDGVTTTLGRGGSDFSAAIVGAGLQARRIEIWTDVDGMMTTDPRICPEAQKIDVIGFDEASELAYFGAKVLHPATLIPAVEKDIPVYILNSRNPRNKGTCIRRHARPGGNFFRAIALKKGARVISVRSPRMLMAHGFLRALFEAFDRHACVADLVSTSEVSVSVTLDGARDVSGLVRDLEKLGDVSVEDKKAIVCLVGEDISGRVGVAAKVFSLMAEGNINLHMISQGASEINISFVLEERDGADAVKRLHRHFFERSNVARQKRAAAPMRDSALALMNEVSAQSGVA, encoded by the coding sequence ATGATCGTAATGAAATTCGGTGGGACTTCAGTGGAGAACGAGAAGGCCATGCGCCGTGTGGGCGAGATCGTTCGCGGACGATTGAAGCAGAAGCCGGTCGTAGTGGTGAGCGCGATGGCGGGCATTACCGACTCGCTGGTCGCGATGGCGAACTCGGCGGCGAGGGGAGCGCTTCCGGAGGCCTTCAAGTTATTGAGGCAGGTCCGACAACGACACGTGAATGTCGCAAACGAATTGCTGGGCGCCAGGAACTCCAGTGAACTGAGAGCGGCGATTCAACAACAACTGGATGCTTTGCAGGACGTGTTGCGCGGCGTTGCGGCACTCGGGGAGTTGTCGGCAAGAACGATGGACAACGTCCTTGCGACCGGGGAAGTGCTCTCCAGCCAAATGGTGGCGGCAGGTTTCAGGGCAATGGGCATGGAATCCGTACATGTTGATTCACGACGATGCGTGGTGACGGATGGGAACCACACGAAGGCTGTGCCGCTTGCGGATGCAACCAACGAGAAACTGCGCCAAGCGGTACGGCCGTTGCTGGCGGCAGGGAAGGTTCCCGTGATGGGAGGGTTCATTGCGGCGACTGAGGACGGCGTGACCACCACGCTGGGTCGCGGCGGATCGGATTTTTCAGCAGCGATCGTCGGGGCAGGTTTGCAGGCGCGACGAATCGAGATCTGGACTGACGTAGATGGAATGATGACGACCGATCCGCGAATTTGTCCCGAAGCGCAAAAGATCGATGTCATTGGATTCGATGAAGCGTCAGAGCTGGCCTACTTCGGGGCCAAGGTTCTTCATCCCGCGACTCTCATTCCTGCTGTCGAGAAAGACATTCCTGTTTACATCCTGAATTCAAGAAATCCTCGGAACAAGGGCACCTGCATCCGGCGTCACGCACGACCGGGTGGCAATTTCTTCCGTGCGATCGCACTGAAGAAGGGGGCACGAGTGATCAGCGTGAGGTCTCCGCGCATGCTGATGGCGCACGGGTTTCTGCGCGCGCTGTTTGAGGCTTTCGACCGTCACGCGTGCGTGGCGGACCTTGTTTCCACTTCGGAGGTCAGCGTTTCGGTGACGCTCGATGGGGCGCGCGATGTTTCCGGGCTAGTGAGGGACCTGGAGAAACTCGGCGACGTTTCAGTCGAAGACAAGAAGGCGATTGTTTGTCTTGTCGGCGAAGACATCAGCGGGCGAGTTGGTGTGGCGGCGAAGGTCTTCAGCCTAATGGCTGAAGGGAACATCAACCTGCACATGATTTCGCAGGGCGCCTCGGAGATCAACATCAGCTTCGTGTTGGAAGAACGTGATGGTGCGGACGCGGTGAAGAGACTGCACCGGCATTTCTTCGAGCGGAGCAACGTAGCGCGGCAGAAGCGGGCTGCCGCTCCGATGCGGGACTCAGCGCTCGCGTTGATGAATGAAGTTTCGGCACAGTCGGGGGTGGCGTAA
- a CDS encoding homoserine dehydrogenase, translated as MATSVRYMSDAVSYPEESCKLALVGFGTVGSAVARLLHARRHEHGLQLTHVFNRSVERKKVEWMSPEVEWTENIDDVIASDADVVVELVGGIEPAYDWVSRALESGKSVVTANKQLIAHYGSELMELAQKCGQRLAFGASVAGGVPVLAGLQDGLGGDRLFRLSGILNGTCNYILTRIESAGISFAEALREAQEKGFAEADPTDDIDGYDARAKLVILARVGLQAAIRPQQVECESIRRLAHVDFEYAHELGCTIRQVSRVEKHSDRLYASVEPALVKQDSALAAISGSQNLVVSTGEFGGDTVFSGFGAGGNPTAVAVVSDLLQIARQRSQAASAMNAEEYEVSGDFESMQYVRFVVKDKPGIIATLARVFSEHRINVDAVLQRRGYSKAELPFVITLESCPKSRLQQALNEMSSLEFLVEEPVSMPLLA; from the coding sequence ATGGCAACGTCGGTGCGGTACATGTCGGACGCGGTGAGTTATCCGGAAGAGAGCTGCAAACTGGCGCTAGTCGGCTTTGGCACGGTGGGCAGTGCGGTGGCGAGATTGCTTCATGCTCGGCGCCACGAGCACGGACTTCAATTGACTCACGTGTTCAATCGCAGCGTGGAACGGAAGAAAGTGGAGTGGATGTCGCCGGAGGTCGAGTGGACGGAGAACATTGACGATGTGATCGCGTCCGACGCCGACGTGGTGGTGGAACTGGTGGGCGGAATCGAGCCGGCGTACGACTGGGTCAGTCGTGCGCTGGAATCGGGAAAGTCGGTGGTGACGGCGAACAAGCAGTTGATCGCGCATTACGGGTCGGAGTTGATGGAACTGGCTCAGAAGTGCGGGCAGAGGCTGGCATTTGGCGCGAGCGTTGCGGGCGGCGTGCCGGTGCTGGCAGGACTTCAAGATGGCCTTGGTGGCGACAGGTTGTTCCGGCTGTCGGGAATCCTGAACGGAACGTGCAATTACATTCTGACGCGAATCGAGTCTGCGGGGATATCGTTCGCGGAAGCCTTGCGCGAGGCGCAAGAGAAGGGATTCGCGGAAGCGGATCCAACGGACGACATCGACGGCTACGACGCCAGGGCGAAACTGGTAATACTGGCGCGAGTCGGGTTGCAGGCCGCGATCCGTCCGCAGCAGGTCGAGTGTGAGTCGATCCGGAGGCTGGCGCATGTCGATTTCGAGTATGCGCACGAGTTGGGATGCACGATCCGGCAGGTGTCTAGAGTGGAGAAGCATTCGGATAGGCTGTATGCCTCGGTCGAGCCTGCACTGGTGAAACAGGATTCGGCCCTTGCTGCGATCAGCGGAAGCCAAAACCTGGTGGTGAGCACGGGCGAGTTCGGCGGCGATACGGTGTTCTCGGGTTTCGGTGCAGGCGGAAATCCGACGGCTGTCGCGGTCGTGTCGGACCTGCTGCAGATCGCGCGGCAGCGCTCGCAAGCGGCTTCGGCGATGAATGCGGAAGAGTACGAGGTAAGCGGCGATTTCGAGTCGATGCAATATGTTCGCTTCGTGGTGAAAGACAAGCCGGGCATCATCGCGACACTGGCAAGAGTATTCTCTGAGCACCGGATCAACGTGGATGCTGTGCTGCAACGACGCGGGTACTCGAAAGCGGAGTTGCCGTTTGTGATCACGCTGGAGTCGTGTCCGAAGAGCCGACTGCAGCAGGCATTGAACGAAATGAGTTCGCTGGAATTCCTGGTGGAAGAACCTGTGAGTATGCCGTTGCTGGCATAG
- the thrC gene encoding threonine synthase: MHLRCSNEQCATTFDLHERVLSCHRCGDLLEVVVDAATKNAAALKKLWLERRGSYAPKDASGVWRFRELLPSYDDVITLSEGNTPLVRGQKSADWAGVRNLRFKHLGWNPTGSFKDLGMTVGMTEAKFVGAKAVGCASTGNTSASLAAYAARAELVAKVYLPAGKASTNKMAQAVDFGAEIVQVEGNFDRALDALLEVRDLYFLNSINPFRLEGQKTAMFELLEQLEWRVPDYVVVPGGNLGNSSAFGKAFDELKAAGLIDRVPKLVVVQAEGANPFAWMWRSGVEELEPQEHPETVASAIRIGNPRSWRKSLRGVKSTGGFVMDVTDEEIGEAKAMIGRDGIGCEPASATTLAALRKLSESGKIDRDAVVIAVLTGHALKDTDFIVKNSGNELAALSEVKA; the protein is encoded by the coding sequence ATGCATCTGCGATGCAGTAACGAACAATGCGCCACGACGTTTGATTTACACGAGCGGGTCCTGTCGTGTCACCGGTGCGGAGATCTGCTGGAAGTGGTGGTCGACGCGGCAACGAAAAACGCTGCCGCGCTGAAGAAGCTTTGGCTGGAACGGCGCGGCTCCTACGCTCCGAAGGACGCCAGTGGAGTGTGGCGCTTCCGAGAACTCCTGCCATCGTACGACGACGTGATAACGCTCAGCGAGGGGAATACGCCCCTGGTGCGCGGGCAGAAGTCGGCAGACTGGGCAGGTGTGCGCAACCTGCGATTCAAGCACCTGGGCTGGAACCCGACGGGGTCGTTCAAAGACCTGGGTATGACGGTGGGCATGACCGAAGCGAAGTTCGTTGGCGCGAAAGCGGTGGGGTGCGCGTCGACGGGGAATACCTCGGCTTCGCTCGCCGCCTATGCGGCACGGGCGGAGTTGGTGGCGAAGGTCTATTTGCCGGCAGGAAAGGCTTCGACCAACAAGATGGCGCAGGCCGTGGATTTCGGCGCCGAGATCGTGCAGGTGGAAGGGAACTTCGATCGAGCGCTCGACGCGTTGCTCGAGGTTCGCGATCTCTATTTCCTAAATTCGATTAATCCATTCCGGCTCGAAGGACAGAAAACGGCGATGTTTGAACTGCTCGAACAACTGGAGTGGCGAGTGCCGGATTACGTTGTGGTTCCCGGCGGGAATTTGGGGAACAGCTCCGCGTTCGGAAAAGCGTTCGACGAATTGAAAGCCGCGGGCCTGATCGATCGTGTGCCGAAGCTGGTGGTGGTGCAGGCGGAGGGGGCGAATCCTTTTGCCTGGATGTGGCGTTCGGGGGTTGAAGAGCTGGAGCCGCAGGAACATCCCGAGACGGTAGCTTCGGCGATCCGCATCGGTAATCCGAGATCGTGGAGGAAAAGCCTTCGCGGCGTGAAGAGCACGGGCGGTTTCGTGATGGACGTGACGGACGAGGAGATCGGCGAGGCGAAGGCGATGATCGGCCGCGACGGAATCGGGTGCGAGCCGGCATCGGCGACCACGCTGGCAGCGCTGCGGAAACTGAGCGAGTCCGGGAAGATCGATCGGGATGCGGTGGTGATTGCGGTGCTCACGGGGCATGCGCTGAAGGATACGGACTTCATCGTGAAGAATAGCGGAAATGAATTGGCGGCGCTCTCGGAGGTGAAGGCGTGA